The Lycium ferocissimum isolate CSIRO_LF1 chromosome 8, AGI_CSIRO_Lferr_CH_V1, whole genome shotgun sequence DNA segment GTTTTGCAGTACAAGGCAAAGTCCTCACAGTTTTGCCGGAACACATTATAGTTCCCAAATCCATTTTGAAGAAGATACATTGCTCGGTGTATGACTGTATCTGGAGGATCCGACACTGCCCTAGTGCAAGTACCACCTCGCACTTTGGCAAGGAAAACAGACGGGCTTACTCCGTATTCGAAGTTGTGGATTGAACCATCGCGGATAAAGCAATCCAGACAAGAAAGAACGACGCCACTGTTAGGTAGCTTAAATCCACAGTCAGGAAAGGTTGGACATGAAGAGGAAGAAAGGTCTGATATTTCATCATCAGCAGCATCAGAAAAAGCCTGGAGACGGTTAAAATGGACCACTTTGCTTCCACCAACAAAAATACCTGTGAATACCATATTCTCAGAAGACTtcatacatttttttaaaaaaaaaattgtactccttccgtcccaatttatgtgacagtctttcctttttagttagtCCCGAAAAgatgacacatttctatatttagtaacaatttaactttaaacttttcattttatccttaatgagataatttatagctacacaaatatctatggcttATTTTGTACCAtgagtttcaaaagtcttcttaaACTCTCTGTCCAATCAAACACCTCtcgtataaattgggacggagggagtactaatttGCAAGAAGAAAATTTGACCTTGCTATTCAACACTAATTCGAGCATCGTGATCTAAATGAATATAAAAAAACTGGACTTGTACATGTTAGTAATTGCAGCTGATCCCTTTGGAATTTTGTTTCTTAGTTGGAGGGTGAACGACAACTTTTTAGATCAACAGAGAAAGCACAAGAAAAAACATGTgagattaaaaaaattccaGACACCAGATTCATGgtatgtattttataaaaaaatggtTCATCTGGGTAAAAGGTTAACTTATGGATATTCCACATATTTTGCATCAGAGTAAGATAGATATTATGGCAACTATTGTTGCAAGGTAAAGATGGGGTGCAGAACCAACACTTAGAGATGAAGTGTCTGCTTCatattattatacatcatagaATAACATATGTTAGAGGAGTCATGAAGAAAAAAGTTACTTATAACAAAGTATGCACCTTGAGAGACCATCATACAATCACTCGAAAAAAAGAGACAATGCAACAACCTCAAGCAGTCTTATGGTTTGTCGAGTTGAACAAGTGCAGTTAAGAAGCCATGGTCGTTCAAATTTCAGCAATAAGGCATCAACAAGTAGACCGCACCAAATATAATGAAAAACCTCCAGGACATATAACCTCCAGCCTATCAATCAATTAATCCACCCCCTATATGTAGTAAAATTGCTAGCTttatcattaagtcatcattttgTAGAGCAAAGGCCCTGTATTGTTTCAATTGTATTTTGCAAGACCCTTGAAGGAAGTTTCACTTGAATGTCATGAGTCCTCAATTTGATCAGACTAATATATATGCTACCaagaagaatcatgttaagTCATAAGACCCACAAGAAAAGTAACAAACCTTTTCCTAGGTTTATTGTACCTTCTAGAAAGATAGAAAAGCACGTGTTACAGCAGCAATACTTAAAATAATATGGTAATTCAACTTAATCTGGTTTAAACTTGCTGAAACAAAACTTTGGTGCCTACATCATTTTTCTAGATTATATTCAGATCAACGGCTCTCTTAGCTACAGAATGGCAATTTAGAAGCCATAATGTAGAAATCAGCATATCCTGCATATCTAACTTTTAACTATATTTGCCTGAGGAAGATTCCTCTGAATCCAACGTATATCATTTCAAATTGCAGTTTTGTTTAATCATGTTATGTAAGTACTACTTTTAGGACTTACATAATTGAAAAGTCTAGCACCGATTAAGCACATATATTTAGACATCATGGTGGATTAAATGCCAGAATTTCCAAGATAGAATGTTTAGGAACTATATTTCTGTGCAGTAACATCCATTCACATTTCATACTTAATCTagaatggaagaaaaagaagagaatcaagCTAACTTTAGTTTACACAACTCTGGCAAACATAAGGATATCGACACTCATTTCACACCTCTACTTTCCAAAAGTAGCTACATATAGTTATATATACCctaaatggtcataactctaAAAACGTTCTTCGTTCATAATTTCTCAGTTCCTCTTAGTCCGAGTATTGAACAGTTTAAGTTACCCCTCAATAGCTTAAATGGACTCTCCCGTGCTTATTCGTGTTACTTTGATCTGCCTTTACTATCCAATTATAAGATATGATTTCAGCTATAATACAGGACCTAAGATAAAGCAAGTTgccaaaaaaattacaaaatttaatGTACTGCTTATTATTGAAATCCCAAGCAAGACATGACTTAAGCCAGAACGCATATGAACCTCCATATGTACAAGCAAGCTACTCGGGGATCGATCACAAAACTTGTCATTTTGATGCAGGTGATATCTATGAGACAATAACTACATCGAAAATCAAATGCAAGCAACTGATGTAAGCCAGATTCACATATGAACCTCGggtaaatttcataaatgatCACATAACTATGACTTTTTTTAACCAAAGTCACATTACTATGTTTCTAATagaaaaatcacaaaactttCACCCcactaacacaaaagtcacaatTGCCGGAAATCAACCTTCCTATGAGTGATAATTTTTACTCTacatttttacccttttttttttaaaattttaatctaATAAATAAATACCAATTAAAAGAGGACCGACCTGATCCGACGCGACCCCAACCAATTTTGAGAGTGTAGTTAATGTATAAAAGAATCATGTCCCGCACATGAGGAGCGTGTTGAATacttaattaagtaaataaaaatgtgaTCTCTTTTAACTGCTTAAGCCTTTTATGCTAGATATGCGTATgaaaacatacataaaaagTAAGCTAATCATTGCTTAATgacaaaaattataattctaactACCCAATTTGAGGGcccaaaaaaatccaaaaataaataatgaaagcATATCAGCAGCTATTAAGCTTAACAAACCCAAACACGTCTAATTAGGTTCAGTAATTCATATGAGAAAAGACAAATCTTGATTgtcaaaaccaaacaaaacatTCAAAAGAGGAAATCAAAGCTACCTTCTAAGAAGGTAAATGAAGTAAACTAAAACACTTCCACTGCTATGCCAATAGAGATAAAGTAAAAGTCAAACACATAAAACTAAGTACACAGAGAGACAAACAGGCAAAAATACTATTTTTCTTTCCTAAATTTTGTGAGTTTACCATGTTGAGAGTAAGCAAAAGCAGCTCTGTAAGTGTAAATATGATCTCCTGGTTTGAGCTCACTCCTTCCCACTATGTTTGTCAACAACCCCATTTTTCTCTACTCAACTTGCTGTTCTTGGAAACAATGTACTTTGTAACTAGAAATGTTTGATTAATAATGCAAATGGACACATTTCACAGTTTCTTTATTCCCAAAATAGTGTACAGGTAATGTGTCCTCAACGGAGTGGTTCACCAAATGATCGCTCAACTAACGTTAATGGAAAAAGATGGATACATTATACTAATAAAATCCATTACATGATCATGATGATGAGTCTGCATGTTTCGTCATTATCTGtaattttcctctttctttcagAGAGGTGGAAATGGGCAATTATTTGTGGAGCAAATATTAATCGTTTTTGTAACACTAAAAATCTCATTTGATGTAAAGATGGATTTGGTGTGCTTGGGTTGTTACCTTATTATTTCTATAATAAGCAAAAGCAAAAAGTAAGTACTTTCTCGTTCCAATTTATATAAGGGTTGATCTATTTGGAGAGACAAACAACTCTTTTTTTAACTCAATTTCAAACATAAATCATTcgagtattttataataaaattatttacatatttgaaaactacataaaaagtaatataagtctgcataattaataattcacaatatatgaaaagagtTAGGAGAAAATCATAAactgggacggagggagtaataatattattttattctttaccctattttttttgtaataactCTACCCCTatcttaattttctttataGTAATATTGTAGATCTATCTTTCTGATCGTTGATATGTGGCGTTATGTAACGACATGAACCTTATAatctataaatattatattcagTAAAATAGTATTACGATAagctactccctctgtctcaatttgtTTGATACTTTTCGTTTTTCGAGAgccaaact contains these protein-coding regions:
- the LOC132067004 gene encoding protein LEAD-SENSITIVE 1-like → MGLLTNIVGRSELKPGDHIYTYRAAFAYSQHGIFVGGSKVVHFNRLQAFSDAADDEISDLSSSSCPTFPDCGFKLPNSGVVLSCLDCFIRDGSIHNFEYGVSPSVFLAKVRGGTCTRAVSDPPDTVIHRAMYLLQNGFGNYNVFRQNCEDFALYCKTGLVTVDGPGVGSSGQASSVIGAPLAALLSSPLKLLIPSTVGVATVTAGMHYVNRYATDIGVRSDVIKVAVENLAEKLGYGSSNERTILEYEASNPETAR